One segment of Methanolinea mesophila DNA contains the following:
- a CDS encoding nuclear transport factor 2 family protein, which yields MEFTEETIQEIMDTFTRYAECYEKRDIQGFKALLSQYAMGFGTGVDEISTSRSEFLEAVRRDLSQADSINVTFCDLIINGDGRVVWVMGLCTFDAMFKGCGLSMTGRFTAVLLNTGARWIFEQLHFSMPYEGQEQGRSFPDIEG from the coding sequence ATGGAATTCACTGAAGAGACAATCCAGGAGATCATGGATACCTTCACCCGCTATGCCGAGTGCTACGAGAAGCGCGATATCCAGGGCTTCAAGGCGCTCCTTTCCCAGTATGCAATGGGATTCGGAACCGGAGTCGACGAGATCAGCACCTCCAGGAGCGAGTTTCTCGAAGCGGTCCGGAGGGACCTCTCACAGGCAGACAGTATAAACGTGACCTTCTGCGACCTGATCATCAACGGCGACGGAAGGGTGGTCTGGGTGATGGGCCTCTGCACGTTCGACGCGATGTTCAAGGGATGCGGACTCTCCATGACCGGGAGGTTCACCGCAGTACTGCTGAATACCGGTGCACGATGGATCTTCGAGCAGCTGCACTTCTCCATGCCGTACGAGGGCCAGGAGCAGGGCCGGTCGTTCCCCGATATCGAAGGGTAA
- a CDS encoding serpin family protein, which produces MKKRIAGTLALAAVLLSGVLLMGCNGFAPGPEATPAEGGPTTPVPGAFPSPGSEVYEKAVVDANNRFAFDLYHNLANDPRNAGENIFFSPISVSSALAVTYEGARGTTAEEMRAVFHFPENDTMRREGFLAVGTGLSTVGRNYTLDAANALWAEKTYPFLQEYVDIARIYYSADVNNLDFIDQPEASREIINLWVNERTAGKIADLLPSGSVDPRTRLVITNAVYFKGAWILQFDPAKTTEHEFRTVGNGTVTVPMMSRTDEDAVYGYTETDTLQVIRLPYTAGYGRMLSMLVILPREDNLSAAGEVLDPDGIARLRESLTGRQVRVYFPKFTLDTGYRLPGTLAAMGMPTVFTMNADLSGMDGTKNLYVSDVVHKAHVDVNEEGTEAAAATGVVVNLKAVSPTEQVPVFLADHPFVFLIQDDETGNILFIGRVANPVA; this is translated from the coding sequence ATGAAGAAACGGATTGCGGGAACCCTCGCCCTGGCGGCGGTTCTTCTCAGCGGAGTCCTCCTCATGGGGTGCAACGGATTCGCCCCCGGGCCGGAAGCCACTCCGGCGGAAGGAGGGCCGACAACGCCGGTACCGGGGGCCTTTCCCTCTCCCGGTTCGGAGGTGTACGAAAAAGCGGTCGTGGACGCGAATAACCGGTTCGCATTCGACCTTTATCACAATCTCGCGAATGATCCCCGGAATGCAGGAGAGAACATCTTCTTTTCCCCCATCTCCGTGTCTTCGGCACTGGCCGTGACGTACGAAGGGGCCCGGGGCACTACCGCGGAGGAGATGAGGGCGGTGTTCCATTTCCCGGAAAACGATACAATGCGGCGCGAGGGATTCCTCGCGGTCGGTACCGGCCTTTCCACTGTCGGCCGGAACTATACGCTGGATGCCGCAAACGCGCTCTGGGCGGAGAAAACATATCCTTTTCTCCAGGAATATGTCGATATCGCCCGGATCTACTACTCGGCAGACGTCAATAACCTGGACTTCATCGACCAGCCTGAGGCATCCCGCGAGATCATCAACCTGTGGGTGAATGAAAGGACCGCGGGAAAGATTGCGGATCTTCTCCCCTCCGGGTCCGTCGACCCGAGGACCCGTCTGGTGATCACCAATGCCGTCTATTTCAAGGGCGCCTGGATCCTTCAGTTCGATCCGGCAAAGACGACGGAACATGAATTCCGGACCGTCGGGAACGGGACTGTGACGGTCCCCATGATGTCGAGGACCGACGAGGATGCAGTCTACGGGTATACCGAGACCGACACCCTCCAGGTCATCAGGTTGCCCTATACGGCAGGGTACGGGCGAATGCTTTCCATGCTGGTCATTCTCCCGAGGGAAGACAATCTTTCTGCCGCCGGGGAGGTGCTGGATCCGGATGGCATTGCCAGGCTGCGAGAGTCCCTGACCGGGCGGCAGGTGAGGGTATACTTCCCGAAATTCACACTGGATACCGGATACCGCCTCCCCGGGACGCTTGCAGCGATGGGAATGCCCACAGTATTCACGATGAATGCAGATCTCTCCGGAATGGACGGCACAAAGAATCTCTATGTGAGCGATGTCGTCCATAAGGCACACGTGGACGTGAACGAGGAGGGGACCGAGGCCGCTGCTGCGACAGGTGTGGTTGTCAACCTGAAAGCGGTTTCCCCCACGGAACAGGTACCGGTATTCCTCGCGGACCACCCGTTTGTCTTCCTGATCCAGGATGACGAGACCGGTAATATCCTCTTCATCGGG